The proteins below come from a single Prochlorococcus marinus CUG1415 genomic window:
- a CDS encoding alpha/beta hydrolase, producing MKYDIDHEFVSISSQTATHRIILIHGWGADADDLLTIGKEITEKTNLDFELISLRAPGLHPSGQGRQWYGLYPHDWKGAEAEVNKLLDTLKEFDTEQISLRKTVLLGFSQGAAMAIDAGFKLNLGLIVSCSGYPHPTWVPGEKCPPLIVSHGLFDDVVPIDASRIIYEKVKSKSSKFCELLEFDGFHQIDSNLINFLSSNMSNIL from the coding sequence ATGAAATACGATATTGATCATGAATTTGTCTCGATTAGCTCTCAAACTGCAACTCATAGAATTATTTTGATACATGGTTGGGGAGCCGATGCAGATGACCTTTTAACAATTGGAAAGGAAATTACAGAAAAAACAAATCTTGATTTTGAGTTAATTTCTTTGAGGGCGCCTGGATTACATCCAAGTGGTCAGGGAAGACAGTGGTATGGATTATACCCACATGATTGGAAGGGGGCTGAGGCTGAAGTAAATAAACTTTTAGATACATTAAAAGAATTTGATACTGAGCAGATTTCACTTAGAAAAACAGTTTTGTTGGGTTTTTCTCAGGGGGCAGCTATGGCAATTGATGCAGGATTTAAACTAAATCTAGGATTAATTGTTTCTTGCAGTGGTTATCCTCATCCAACTTGGGTCCCAGGAGAAAAATGCCCACCATTGATTGTTAGTCATGGCTTATTTGATGACGTCGTGCCTATAGATGCTTCTAGGATTATTTATGAAAAGGTAAAAAGTAAGTCTTCGAAATTTTGCGAATTATTAGAATTTGATGGATTCCATCAAATTGACTCAAATTTAATTAATTTTCTAAGTTCAAATATGAGTAATATTCTTTAA
- a CDS encoding DoxX family protein, with protein MEDKTQTNQVQTAASMNRTKAPQKVEVVVANSSSGSEVNILGELSIFVLRIGFCALMIHHGLEKLQDPQGFAEFVVSKYFPFLPGDPVVWTFGAAITQLVCPLGLALGLFARLSSLGLLSTMVFAVYFHLLDTGLEGFPLAVVEGHNYAFELSFIYGAISLYFLCAGPGRLSLFRKSNKITYYPKST; from the coding sequence ATGGAAGACAAAACACAAACTAATCAGGTTCAAACAGCAGCCAGTATGAATAGAACTAAAGCCCCCCAAAAAGTTGAAGTTGTAGTTGCTAATTCATCTTCAGGGTCAGAAGTAAATATTCTTGGAGAACTATCAATTTTTGTTTTACGCATCGGTTTTTGTGCTTTGATGATTCATCATGGCCTAGAGAAACTTCAAGATCCGCAGGGTTTTGCAGAATTTGTAGTTAGTAAGTACTTTCCATTTTTGCCAGGTGATCCTGTTGTTTGGACTTTTGGAGCAGCTATCACTCAATTAGTTTGCCCTCTAGGACTGGCTTTAGGTCTTTTTGCAAGGCTTTCTTCTCTTGGACTATTATCTACAATGGTATTTGCGGTTTATTTTCATCTTCTAGATACGGGATTAGAAGGTTTTCCTCTTGCAGTAGTTGAAGGACACAACTACGCCTTCGAATTGTCTTTTATATATGGTGCTATTTCTCTTTACTTTCTATGCGCAGGTCCAGGCAGACTTTCTTTATTTAGAAAGTCTAACAAAATTACATATTATCCCAAATCAACATAA
- the purH gene encoding bifunctional phosphoribosylaminoimidazolecarboxamide formyltransferase/IMP cyclohydrolase, whose translation MSPLALISVSDKKNIIPFCTELVEKFNYKILSSGGTAKHLIKAKLPVIKVADFTNSPEILEGRVKTLHPKIHGGILAKRTDKEHKKDIEANDLELIDLVVVNLYPFKKTVEQGCKWEDAIENIDIGGPSMIRSAAKNHKDVSVLVDPSQYQEFLEEIKKGVLNDAYKATLAFEAFQHTADYDAAISNWISKERGLQSSKYIESYPLIKTLRYGENPHQKAFWYGLRNIGWNSAEQLQGKELSYNNLLDLESALSTVLEFGYEEKNDLKTNTFASVILKHNNPCGASTSNSASQAFLNALECDSVSAFGGIVAFNSNVDSETAINLKDIFLECVVAPSFDEEALKILKSKKNLRILKLSKDMLPKKNQTSTKSIMGGLLVQDTDDNEDINESWILVTKKNPSNQMKLDLNFAWKICKHVKSNAIVIAKDQKTIGIGAGQMNRVGAAKIALKAAEGLCSEAVLASDGFFPFADTVELANEYGIKAIIQPGGSLRDQESIDMCNSKGISMIFTQKRHFLH comes from the coding sequence ATGTCACCATTAGCCTTAATAAGTGTCTCTGATAAAAAAAATATAATCCCATTTTGTACAGAATTGGTAGAAAAATTTAATTATAAAATTCTATCAAGTGGAGGAACTGCCAAACATCTAATAAAAGCAAAACTTCCAGTTATTAAAGTCGCAGATTTTACTAATTCGCCAGAAATCCTTGAAGGAAGAGTTAAAACTTTACATCCAAAAATCCATGGAGGAATATTAGCGAAAAGAACTGATAAGGAACATAAAAAAGATATAGAAGCTAACGACCTTGAACTAATTGACTTGGTAGTTGTAAATTTATATCCTTTTAAGAAAACTGTTGAACAGGGATGCAAATGGGAAGATGCTATTGAAAATATCGATATTGGAGGGCCATCAATGATTCGTTCTGCAGCTAAAAATCATAAAGACGTTTCCGTTTTAGTAGATCCTAGTCAATATCAAGAATTTCTTGAAGAAATTAAAAAAGGGGTTTTAAATGATGCATATAAAGCAACATTAGCCTTTGAAGCTTTTCAACATACAGCCGACTATGACGCTGCAATATCTAATTGGATAAGTAAAGAAAGAGGTTTACAATCTTCCAAATATATTGAATCTTATCCACTAATCAAAACCTTAAGATATGGAGAAAATCCTCATCAAAAAGCTTTTTGGTATGGTTTACGTAATATTGGATGGAACTCAGCAGAACAATTGCAAGGTAAAGAGTTAAGTTATAACAATCTATTGGATCTTGAGTCAGCGCTTTCTACAGTTTTAGAATTTGGCTATGAAGAAAAAAATGATCTTAAAACAAACACGTTTGCTTCCGTTATTCTAAAACACAATAATCCTTGTGGTGCCTCTACAAGCAATTCAGCCTCTCAAGCATTTCTGAATGCTTTGGAATGCGACTCAGTTAGTGCTTTTGGAGGAATAGTTGCTTTTAATTCAAATGTTGATAGTGAAACCGCAATTAACCTCAAAGATATTTTCTTAGAGTGCGTTGTCGCTCCTTCTTTTGATGAAGAAGCTTTAAAAATTTTAAAAAGCAAAAAGAATTTAAGAATTTTAAAGTTATCAAAAGATATGCTTCCAAAAAAGAACCAAACTTCTACTAAATCAATAATGGGAGGATTACTCGTTCAAGATACTGATGATAATGAAGATATAAATGAGAGTTGGATTTTAGTAACTAAAAAAAATCCGAGTAATCAAATGAAATTAGATCTAAATTTTGCATGGAAAATTTGTAAACATGTAAAATCAAATGCAATTGTTATTGCAAAAGACCAAAAAACTATTGGTATTGGAGCTGGACAAATGAATAGAGTTGGAGCCGCAAAAATTGCATTAAAAGCAGCCGAAGGGTTATGTTCTGAGGCTGTTTTGGCAAGCGATGGTTTTTTTCCATTTGCCGATACTGTAGAACTTGCAAATGAATATGGAATAAAAGCTATTATCCAACCCGGAGGAAGTTTAAGAGACCAAGAAAGTATTGATATGTGTAATTCAAAGGGAATCTCAATGATATTTACTCAAAAAAGGCATTTTTTACATTAA